One genomic window of Streptomonospora nanhaiensis includes the following:
- a CDS encoding OmpA family protein, giving the protein MTHRSNRRRPLSALVRPSAAALAAVLAATACSEAPPGSGPESGSESAGGESGAPHQAAGSVEYYDTLYADDDRPRPQDAVLGYHYSPEEPSVRVDLLAADRHEGHLVVQVRLSRDPADGDHAVHPFGMLQNEFGVGSSRRYPRGRASGVAVLDVQNRALQLPYRIPSEQAHDVDCLCSNNDELDSFLDPGEEMTFYTVHPAPAGTDTATVFTDAAPPFVDVPVTDRAPSAPEGQTLRMPEDVPAAEPDTLAWGTAVEAADASQAVRTDAESTSIDLSADVLFATNESEPSAEAEEVLARTAEQIDASGAAEVTVAGHTDDTGNDAINDPLSRERAENVTSALEDLVAGDVTFTAEGFGSDEPLYDNDTEEGRRLNRRVTISFTGQAQAPPGGSAGPSPTAAPSPGASEASGEARPAREFEQEYNLLGSTGGDMGTARLRLLDLRRLDGGAALLLYEFTGVDSASTIDFLDTAPLNEDGGTWTSGVALTDPATGLRHRPLRLEQEGADRPDLLSTRIVNPLHNREAGESAVLFTVVPLPESAPAATVEAGEFPPFEDVAVAD; this is encoded by the coding sequence GTGACCCACCGCAGCAACCGCCGCCGCCCGCTGAGCGCGCTCGTTCGGCCCTCGGCCGCCGCCCTCGCCGCCGTCCTGGCGGCCACCGCCTGCTCGGAGGCGCCGCCCGGCTCCGGCCCCGAAAGCGGTTCCGAGAGCGCCGGAGGGGAGTCCGGCGCGCCTCATCAGGCCGCCGGTTCCGTCGAGTACTACGACACCCTGTACGCCGACGACGACCGGCCCAGGCCGCAGGACGCCGTCCTCGGCTACCACTACTCCCCCGAGGAGCCCTCGGTCCGCGTGGACCTGCTGGCCGCCGACCGCCACGAGGGGCACCTGGTGGTGCAGGTGCGGCTGTCCCGCGACCCCGCGGACGGCGACCACGCGGTGCACCCGTTCGGCATGCTGCAGAACGAGTTCGGCGTCGGCAGCAGCCGGAGGTACCCCCGAGGCCGGGCCTCGGGTGTCGCGGTGCTCGACGTGCAGAACCGCGCGCTGCAGCTGCCCTACCGCATCCCCTCCGAGCAGGCGCACGACGTCGACTGCCTGTGCAGCAACAACGACGAACTGGACTCCTTCCTCGACCCGGGCGAGGAGATGACGTTCTACACCGTGCACCCGGCGCCGGCGGGCACCGATACCGCCACCGTCTTCACCGACGCCGCGCCGCCGTTTGTGGACGTGCCCGTCACCGACCGCGCGCCGAGCGCACCGGAGGGGCAGACCCTGCGGATGCCCGAGGACGTACCCGCGGCCGAGCCGGACACGCTGGCCTGGGGCACCGCCGTGGAGGCCGCCGACGCCAGCCAGGCCGTCCGCACCGACGCCGAGTCCACCAGCATCGACCTCTCCGCCGACGTCCTGTTCGCGACCAACGAGTCGGAGCCGTCCGCCGAGGCCGAGGAGGTGCTGGCGCGCACCGCCGAGCAGATCGACGCCTCCGGCGCCGCCGAGGTCACCGTGGCGGGCCACACCGACGACACCGGCAACGACGCGATCAACGACCCGCTCTCACGGGAACGCGCGGAGAACGTCACCTCCGCCCTGGAGGACCTGGTCGCCGGGGATGTGACCTTCACCGCCGAGGGGTTCGGCTCCGACGAACCCCTCTACGACAACGACACCGAGGAGGGGCGGCGGCTCAACCGCCGCGTCACCATCAGCTTCACCGGCCAGGCGCAGGCGCCTCCCGGCGGCTCGGCCGGCCCTTCGCCCACCGCCGCGCCGTCCCCGGGGGCGTCGGAGGCCTCGGGTGAGGCGCGCCCCGCGCGGGAGTTCGAGCAGGAGTACAACCTCCTCGGCTCGACCGGCGGCGACATGGGCACGGCCCGGCTGCGGCTGCTGGACCTGCGCCGCCTGGACGGCGGGGCGGCCCTGCTCCTCTACGAGTTCACCGGGGTCGACTCCGCGTCCACGATCGACTTCCTGGACACCGCGCCGCTCAACGAGGACGGCGGGACATGGACCTCGGGGGTCGCGCTCACCGACCCCGCCACCGGCCTGCGCCACCGGCCGCTGCGCCTGGAGCAGGAGGGCGCCGACCGCCCGGACCTGCTCAGCACGCGGATCGTCAACCCGCTGCACAACCGGGAGGCCGGCGAGAGCGCGGTGCTGTTCACCGTGGTCCCGCTGCCGGAGAGCGCGCCCGCCGCGACGGTCGAGGCGGGCGAGTTCCCGCCGTTCGAGGACGTCGCGGTCGCCGACTGA
- a CDS encoding NAD(P)H-binding protein: protein MTVLVTGATGNVGRPLVHHLLAEGRRVRALTRDPARAGLPPGAEVAVGSLTDPAGLEEVFDGATALHLISFGDDYAPLETGPRLMDLAVAAGVRRVTVLKGDVERTGLDRAVEESGLDWTLLMPVEFMSNALELADAVREEGVLREAFPSAKSAMVHDADIAAVAAAALTGEGHGGREYWLTGPEVLTPPDKARIIGEVLGREVRYVEVSRDETVAQWRAQGFGDDDIAFFLAMRTDPPPAGYTVLPTVEQVTGRPARTFAQWVAENAARFGG, encoded by the coding sequence ATGACCGTCCTTGTGACCGGAGCCACCGGCAACGTCGGCCGCCCCCTGGTCCACCACCTGCTCGCCGAGGGCCGCCGCGTCCGCGCGCTCACCCGCGACCCCGCCCGGGCCGGCCTCCCGCCGGGCGCGGAGGTCGCCGTCGGCAGCCTCACCGACCCCGCCGGGCTGGAGGAGGTGTTCGACGGCGCCACCGCCCTCCACCTCATCAGCTTCGGCGACGACTACGCCCCGCTGGAGACCGGCCCCCGGCTCATGGACCTCGCGGTGGCGGCCGGGGTCCGCAGGGTCACCGTGCTCAAGGGCGACGTGGAGCGGACCGGTCTCGACCGCGCCGTCGAGGAGAGCGGCCTGGACTGGACCCTGCTGATGCCGGTGGAGTTCATGTCCAACGCCCTCGAACTGGCCGACGCCGTGCGCGAGGAGGGCGTGCTGCGCGAGGCGTTTCCCTCGGCCAAGAGCGCGATGGTGCACGACGCCGACATCGCGGCGGTGGCCGCCGCCGCGCTCACCGGCGAGGGCCACGGCGGCAGGGAGTACTGGCTGACCGGCCCCGAGGTGCTGACACCGCCGGACAAGGCCCGGATCATCGGCGAGGTCCTCGGCCGGGAGGTGCGCTACGTCGAGGTCAGCCGGGACGAGACCGTCGCCCAGTGGCGCGCGCAGGGCTTCGGCGACGACGACATCGCGTTCTTCCTGGCCATGCGGACGGACCCGCCGCCGGCCGGCTACACGGTGCTGCCCACGGTCGAGCAGGTCACGGGCCGCCCCGCCCGCACCTTCGCCCAGTGGGTGGCCGAGAACGCCGCCCGGTTCGGCGGCTGA
- a CDS encoding aspartate/glutamate racemase family protein, translating into MTRTIGLIGGMSWESSAEYYRLLNEGVRQRLGGHHSARVVLHSLDFAEVAAMQRAGDWAAAGAALAEAGRGLERAGVDLVLLCTNTMHRVADTVEAAVGVPFLHLVDCTAERLAGAGLRRAGLLGTRHTMELPFYRDRMRARGVEVVVPEAADRAVVDAVIYDELTRGRIEESSRAEYRRIIARLAERGAQGVILGCTEITLLIGERDSPVPVFDSTRLHVEAALDLALAPAAAPAD; encoded by the coding sequence ATGACACGAACGATCGGCCTCATCGGAGGCATGAGCTGGGAGTCCTCGGCGGAGTACTACCGCCTGCTCAACGAGGGGGTGCGGCAGCGCCTCGGCGGCCACCACAGCGCCCGCGTGGTCCTGCACAGCCTCGACTTCGCCGAGGTCGCGGCGATGCAGCGGGCCGGGGACTGGGCCGCCGCCGGCGCGGCGCTGGCCGAGGCGGGCCGGGGCCTGGAGCGCGCGGGCGTCGACCTGGTGCTGCTGTGCACCAACACCATGCACCGGGTGGCCGACACCGTGGAGGCCGCGGTGGGGGTGCCGTTCCTGCACCTGGTGGACTGCACGGCCGAGCGGCTGGCCGGGGCGGGCCTGCGCCGGGCGGGCCTGCTGGGCACCCGCCACACCATGGAGCTGCCGTTCTACCGGGACCGCATGCGCGCCCGCGGGGTGGAGGTGGTGGTCCCGGAGGCGGCCGACCGCGCCGTCGTGGACGCCGTCATCTACGACGAGTTGACCCGGGGCCGGATCGAGGAGTCCTCGCGCGCGGAGTACCGCCGGATCATCGCCCGGCTGGCCGAGCGCGGCGCACAGGGCGTGATCCTGGGCTGCACCGAGATCACCCTGCTCATCGGCGAGCGCGACAGCCCGGTGCCGGTGTTCGACTCCACGCGCCTGCACGTCGAGGCGGCCCTCGACCTCGCCCTGGCGCCCGCCGCGGCCCCCGCCGACTGA
- a CDS encoding FAD-binding and (Fe-S)-binding domain-containing protein: MIETPDRAVLSAVETAVPGIARTRVSDRLGMAHDASHYLLTPQAVLVPRDTGQVAALLRAGLPLTFRSGGTSLSGQAVSGNLLVDTRRHFRSVEVLDDGARVRVQPGAVLRQVNARLAPYGRKLGPDPASESACTIGGVVANNSSGMTCGTHANTYRTLESLTLVLAGGTVLDTGAPDADARLRALEPDLAAGLERLRDRVRADPDSVRRITAQFSLKNTMGYGLNSLLDHDSPAQILAHLAVGSEGTLGFVAEAVLRTVPAHPLAATVLLVFPTLRAAMDAMPRLVEAEPAAVELLDAESLRVAQADPKAGDVLRALTVEEHAALLVEWQEADTEALAERERAAERVFADLRLAAPARLSRDSAARAALWHIRKGLYAAVAGARPSGTTALLEDVAVPVPELAGLCGDLTALFARYRYEDSVIFGHAKDGNLHFMLNEHFATDVRRYADFTEDMVAAVLDRGGTLKAEHGTGRVMAPFVRRQYGDELYEVMREVKRLCDPGGTLNPGVVLTDDPRAHLRDLKVSPAVEPEVDRCVECGYCEPVCPSRDLTTTPRQRIVLRRELAAAQAAGDHALARRLEEEYGYDAVDTCAVDGMCATACPVQINTGELTKRLRAERHGRLAQQGWKTAARHWDGVTRAMNLALDTAAAAPGRVPEAASRAARAVAGAEAVPQWTPDLPRGGRRRRPVRAAEADAVYVPSCLNTLFAPAEGGPGVMAAFGRLAERAGVRLRVPEGVAGLCCGTPWSSKGYTDGYAAMRRRVAAALAEATDKGRIPVVSDAASCTEGFDRLAQAAEVEVVDAVAFTAERLLPRLTVRRRLPSLALHPTCSATRLGLDPAIAVVAEAVAERVVVPDDWQCCAFAGDRGLLHPELTASATRAEAASVAAAGCAAHASVNRTCEIGLARATGRPYRHLLELLEEATA; encoded by the coding sequence GTGATCGAAACGCCGGACCGCGCCGTCCTGTCCGCCGTCGAGACGGCCGTCCCCGGCATCGCCCGGACGCGGGTCAGCGACCGGCTCGGCATGGCCCACGACGCCTCGCACTACCTGCTCACCCCCCAGGCCGTGCTCGTGCCACGCGACACCGGCCAGGTGGCGGCGCTCCTGCGGGCGGGCCTGCCCCTGACCTTCCGCTCCGGCGGCACCAGCCTGAGCGGGCAGGCCGTCAGCGGCAACCTGCTGGTCGACACGCGCCGCCACTTCCGCTCCGTGGAGGTGCTCGACGACGGCGCACGCGTGCGCGTCCAGCCGGGCGCCGTGCTGCGCCAGGTCAACGCCCGGCTCGCCCCCTACGGCCGCAAGCTCGGCCCCGACCCCGCCAGCGAGTCGGCGTGCACCATCGGCGGCGTCGTCGCCAACAACTCCAGCGGCATGACCTGCGGCACCCACGCCAACACCTACCGGACCCTGGAGTCGCTCACCCTGGTCCTGGCCGGCGGCACCGTCCTGGACACCGGCGCCCCCGACGCCGACGCCCGCCTGCGCGCGCTGGAGCCCGACCTCGCCGCCGGCCTGGAGCGGCTGCGCGACCGGGTGCGCGCCGACCCCGACTCCGTCCGCCGCATCACCGCCCAGTTCTCGCTGAAGAACACCATGGGCTACGGCCTCAACAGCCTCCTGGACCACGACTCCCCCGCCCAGATCCTCGCCCACCTGGCCGTGGGCAGCGAGGGCACGCTCGGGTTCGTCGCCGAGGCGGTGCTGCGCACGGTCCCGGCCCACCCCCTGGCCGCCACCGTCCTGCTCGTCTTCCCCACCCTGCGCGCGGCCATGGACGCCATGCCGCGCCTGGTGGAGGCCGAGCCCGCCGCCGTCGAACTGCTGGACGCGGAGTCCCTGCGTGTGGCACAGGCCGACCCCAAGGCCGGCGACGTGCTGCGCGCCCTCACCGTCGAGGAGCACGCCGCCCTGCTGGTGGAGTGGCAGGAGGCCGACACCGAGGCGCTGGCCGAGCGCGAGCGCGCCGCCGAACGGGTCTTCGCCGACCTGCGCCTGGCCGCCCCCGCGCGGCTCAGCCGCGACTCCGCCGCCCGGGCCGCGCTGTGGCACATCCGCAAGGGCCTCTACGCCGCGGTCGCCGGGGCGCGCCCCAGCGGCACCACCGCGCTGCTGGAGGACGTCGCCGTCCCCGTGCCCGAACTTGCCGGCCTGTGCGGCGACCTCACCGCGCTGTTCGCCCGCTACCGCTACGAGGACAGCGTCATCTTCGGCCACGCCAAAGACGGCAACCTGCACTTCATGCTCAACGAGCACTTCGCCACCGACGTGCGGCGCTACGCCGACTTCACCGAGGACATGGTCGCCGCCGTCCTCGACCGGGGCGGCACGCTCAAGGCCGAGCACGGCACCGGCCGCGTCATGGCCCCGTTCGTCCGCCGCCAGTACGGCGACGAACTGTACGAGGTCATGCGCGAGGTCAAGCGGCTGTGCGACCCCGGCGGCACGCTCAACCCCGGTGTCGTCCTCACCGACGACCCCCGCGCCCACCTGCGCGACCTCAAGGTCTCCCCCGCCGTGGAGCCCGAGGTGGACCGGTGCGTGGAGTGCGGCTACTGCGAGCCGGTGTGCCCCAGCCGCGACCTGACCACCACCCCGCGCCAGCGCATCGTGCTGCGCCGGGAACTGGCCGCCGCCCAGGCCGCCGGCGACCACGCGCTGGCCCGCCGGCTGGAGGAGGAGTACGGCTACGACGCCGTGGACACCTGCGCCGTGGACGGCATGTGCGCCACCGCCTGCCCCGTCCAGATCAACACCGGCGAGCTGACCAAGCGGCTGCGCGCCGAGCGCCACGGCCGCCTCGCCCAGCAGGGCTGGAAGACCGCGGCACGGCACTGGGACGGCGTCACCCGGGCCATGAACCTCGCCCTGGACACCGCCGCCGCCGCGCCGGGCCGGGTGCCCGAGGCCGCCAGCCGTGCGGCGCGCGCGGTGGCCGGCGCCGAGGCCGTGCCCCAGTGGACCCCCGACCTGCCGCGCGGCGGCCGGCGGCGCCGCCCGGTGCGCGCGGCCGAGGCCGACGCCGTCTACGTCCCCTCGTGCCTGAACACGCTGTTCGCCCCGGCCGAGGGCGGGCCGGGCGTGATGGCCGCCTTCGGGCGCCTGGCCGAGCGCGCGGGCGTCCGGCTGCGGGTGCCCGAGGGCGTGGCGGGCCTGTGCTGCGGCACCCCGTGGTCGTCCAAGGGCTACACCGACGGCTACGCGGCCATGCGCCGCCGGGTGGCGGCGGCCCTGGCCGAGGCCACCGACAAGGGCCGCATCCCCGTCGTCAGCGACGCCGCCTCCTGCACCGAGGGGTTCGACCGCCTCGCCCAGGCCGCCGAGGTCGAGGTGGTCGACGCGGTGGCCTTCACCGCCGAGCGCCTCCTGCCGCGCCTCACCGTGCGGCGCCGCCTGCCCTCGCTGGCCCTGCACCCCACCTGCTCGGCCACCCGGCTGGGCCTGGACCCCGCCATCGCCGTGGTCGCCGAGGCCGTGGCCGAGCGGGTGGTGGTGCCCGACGACTGGCAGTGCTGCGCGTTCGCGGGCGACCGCGGCCTGCTGCACCCCGAGCTGACCGCCTCGGCCACCCGCGCCGAGGCCGCGTCGGTGGCCGCGGCCGGGTGCGCCGCCCACGCGTCGGTCAACCGCACCTGCGAGATCGGCCTGGCGCGCGCCACCGGCCGGCCCTACCGCCACCTGCTGGAGCTGCTGGAGGAGGCCACGGCCTGA
- a CDS encoding PPOX class F420-dependent oxidoreductase, which translates to MTGTAFDPRALLAESRLGVLATLKADGRPQLSPVQPYYDREAERLYVSMTEGRAKTVNLRRDPRAALEVTASDGWRWATAEGTVTLIGPGTDPHGPEVEALVDYYRRAAGEHPDWDEYRSVMVSDRRVLMVMAVDHVYGQSLR; encoded by the coding sequence ATGACAGGTACCGCATTCGACCCGCGCGCGCTGCTCGCCGAGAGCCGGCTCGGCGTCCTCGCCACGCTCAAGGCCGACGGCCGGCCCCAGCTCTCCCCGGTCCAGCCCTACTACGACCGCGAGGCCGAACGCCTCTACGTGTCGATGACCGAGGGCCGGGCCAAGACCGTCAACCTGCGCCGCGACCCGCGGGCGGCGCTGGAGGTCACCGCGTCCGACGGATGGCGGTGGGCCACCGCCGAGGGGACGGTGACCCTGATCGGGCCGGGCACCGACCCCCACGGACCCGAGGTCGAGGCGCTGGTGGACTACTACCGGCGCGCCGCCGGGGAGCACCCCGACTGGGACGAGTACCGGTCGGTGATGGTGTCCGACCGCCGGGTGCTCATGGTGATGGCGGTCGACCACGTGTACGGCCAGAGCCTGCGCTGA
- a CDS encoding helix-turn-helix transcriptional regulator encodes MDPCTELRDFLRSRRAAIQPCGTVGVRHSGRRRVPGLRREEVAELAGVSPDYYLRLEQGRNTTVSVPVLNAVARVLRLTDVERAHLIRLARPADDRVPLELPERVMPGLHDMLSRIGGTPAYVVGRATGVLAWNTRAAEVFTDFARIPESERNMARIMFLTPLGAEMFPDWTAKAISVVSYLRMSRAYYPDDRELRALVAELEEKSPEFRRLRDLQRVDEKTHGRYRISGRGGPDFTLAYRGLRLPEAPRQTLIVYFPETEAPDRLHPPGARPRGG; translated from the coding sequence ATGGACCCCTGTACGGAACTCCGCGACTTCCTGCGTTCGCGCCGCGCGGCCATACAGCCCTGCGGCACCGTAGGTGTCCGCCACTCCGGTCGCCGGCGTGTTCCGGGCCTGCGCCGCGAGGAGGTCGCCGAACTCGCCGGGGTCAGCCCCGATTACTACCTGCGCCTGGAGCAGGGGAGGAACACGACCGTCTCGGTCCCCGTCCTCAACGCCGTGGCCCGCGTGCTGCGGCTCACCGATGTGGAGCGCGCGCACCTCATCCGCCTGGCGCGGCCCGCCGACGACCGGGTCCCCCTTGAGTTGCCCGAACGGGTCATGCCGGGCCTTCACGACATGCTGTCGAGGATCGGCGGCACCCCGGCCTACGTGGTCGGCCGCGCGACCGGCGTCCTGGCGTGGAACACGCGCGCGGCGGAGGTGTTCACGGACTTCGCGCGCATTCCCGAATCCGAGCGGAACATGGCGCGCATCATGTTCCTCACCCCGCTGGGCGCGGAGATGTTTCCGGACTGGACGGCCAAGGCGATATCCGTGGTCTCCTATCTGCGGATGAGCCGCGCCTATTATCCCGACGACCGGGAACTGCGGGCGCTGGTCGCCGAACTGGAGGAGAAAAGCCCGGAGTTTCGCCGGCTGCGCGACCTTCAACGCGTGGACGAGAAGACCCACGGGCGGTACCGGATCAGCGGCCGCGGGGGACCGGACTTCACCCTGGCGTACCGCGGCCTGCGCCTCCCGGAGGCGCCGCGGCAGACCCTCATCGTGTACTTCCCGGAGACCGAGGCGCCCGACCGCCTCCACCCGCCGGGCGCGCGCCCGCGCGGCGGGTGA
- a CDS encoding VOC family protein, with product MDHVGVVVDDLAAATAFFVELGLEVEGEVSVEGPSVDRLVGLHDVKSDIVMLRTPDGHGGIELTRFRAPAAVSAEPEDLPPNTLGLRRVMFAVDDLDDTLARLRTRGAEPVGEVARYEDSYRLCYVRGPEGIIVALAEQLG from the coding sequence ATGGACCACGTCGGTGTCGTCGTCGACGACCTCGCGGCGGCGACCGCGTTCTTCGTCGAACTCGGTCTGGAGGTGGAGGGCGAGGTCTCGGTCGAGGGGCCCTCGGTGGACCGCCTCGTGGGGCTCCACGACGTCAAGAGCGACATCGTGATGCTGCGGACCCCCGACGGCCACGGCGGGATCGAGTTGACGCGGTTCCGCGCGCCGGCGGCGGTCAGCGCCGAGCCCGAGGACCTGCCGCCCAACACGCTGGGCCTGCGGCGCGTCATGTTCGCCGTCGACGACCTCGACGACACCCTCGCCCGCCTGCGCACCCGCGGCGCCGAACCCGTCGGCGAGGTCGCGCGCTACGAGGACAGCTACCGGCTGTGCTACGTCCGCGGCCCCGAGGGCATCATCGTCGCGCTGGCCGAGCAGCTGGGCTGA
- a CDS encoding MBL fold metallo-hydrolase: protein MSTIAADHAERLRRPAGIRSLRLGDTRVTYLPDGAVLLPPRGWLPDTTEEVWAAHPEYLDATGHLVASIGGLLVEYGGRALLIDSGFGPRSLPADPQTPRGPIHGGALLDSLARAGRRPEDVEAVAFTHLHPDHLGWVEDPSPGTDRPPFAHAAHLVSEPEWAGHAGLTAGGMAGTVAALAPRVRTVADGEEVFPGVRVRITAGHTAGHAEYVITGGGQRLIAFGDSLHSPIQVGHPEWSAAVDHDPARSAGHRRALAAELEEPGTIGFGIHFADAQFGRVRRDGGGARVWAPLAD from the coding sequence ATGAGCACCATCGCGGCGGACCACGCGGAGCGGCTGCGGCGGCCGGCGGGCATCCGCTCGCTGCGCCTGGGCGACACGCGGGTGACCTACCTGCCGGACGGGGCGGTGCTCCTCCCGCCGCGCGGCTGGCTGCCCGACACCACCGAGGAGGTGTGGGCGGCCCACCCGGAGTACCTCGACGCCACCGGCCACCTGGTGGCGAGCATCGGGGGCCTGCTGGTGGAGTACGGCGGACGGGCGCTGCTCATCGACTCCGGATTCGGCCCGCGGTCGCTGCCGGCCGACCCGCAGACCCCGCGCGGCCCGATCCACGGCGGCGCGCTGCTGGACAGCCTGGCCCGGGCGGGCCGCCGCCCCGAGGACGTCGAGGCGGTCGCCTTCACCCACCTGCACCCCGATCACCTCGGCTGGGTCGAGGACCCCTCCCCCGGAACGGACCGCCCCCCGTTCGCCCACGCCGCCCACCTCGTCTCCGAGCCGGAGTGGGCCGGGCACGCCGGCCTCACCGCCGGGGGCATGGCCGGCACCGTCGCCGCCCTGGCGCCGCGCGTCCGCACGGTCGCCGACGGCGAGGAGGTGTTCCCGGGAGTGCGGGTCCGGATCACCGCCGGCCACACGGCCGGGCACGCCGAGTACGTCATCACCGGCGGCGGACAGCGGCTGATCGCCTTCGGCGACTCCCTCCACTCGCCCATCCAGGTCGGGCACCCCGAGTGGTCGGCGGCGGTCGACCACGACCCCGCCCGGTCGGCCGGCCACCGCCGTGCCCTCGCCGCCGAACTGGAGGAGCCCGGCACGATCGGGTTCGGCATCCACTTCGCCGACGCCCAGTTCGGCCGCGTCCGCCGCGACGGCGGCGGCGCCCGCGTCTGGGCGCCCCTGGCCGACTGA
- a CDS encoding LysR family transcriptional regulator, with the protein MTGPDPHRLLVFREIARAGSIGGAARALGWTQPAVSQHLRALERQAGLPLVVRVPRGVRLTEAGAVLLRHAEAVASRLRAASDDLAALSDLRSGTVRLAAFPSAGATLVPAAIGLLAERHPGLDVGLREAEPPEALDLLRTGAVDVAVAFAHAGAPPPEEAGLVGLPLGADPVRLVVPAARTGPAAGLADLAGERWIAGCERCTASLVRACADAGFAPDIRHATDDYVVTQALVARGLGVALLPGLALAAFRHPEVAVHDVPGVRPRALHAFHHREADQIPAVRAAVLALRDARRADQASASGQAPRAGS; encoded by the coding sequence ATGACCGGCCCCGACCCCCACCGCCTGCTCGTCTTCCGCGAGATCGCCCGCGCGGGCTCCATCGGCGGCGCGGCCCGCGCGCTGGGCTGGACCCAGCCCGCGGTCAGCCAGCACCTGCGCGCGCTCGAACGCCAGGCCGGCCTGCCGCTGGTGGTCCGCGTGCCGCGCGGGGTGCGGCTGACCGAGGCGGGCGCGGTGCTGCTGCGCCACGCCGAGGCCGTCGCGTCGCGGCTGCGGGCCGCCTCCGACGACCTGGCCGCGCTGAGCGACCTGCGGTCGGGCACCGTGCGGCTGGCGGCGTTCCCCTCGGCCGGGGCGACCCTGGTGCCCGCCGCGATCGGGCTGCTGGCCGAGCGCCATCCCGGCCTCGACGTCGGGCTGCGGGAGGCCGAGCCGCCCGAGGCGCTCGACCTGCTGCGGACCGGCGCGGTGGACGTCGCGGTCGCGTTCGCCCACGCCGGGGCGCCGCCGCCGGAGGAGGCGGGCCTGGTCGGCTTGCCCCTGGGGGCGGACCCGGTCCGGCTCGTGGTGCCGGCCGCGCGCACCGGGCCGGCGGCCGGCCTGGCGGACCTGGCCGGGGAGCGCTGGATCGCCGGCTGCGAGCGGTGCACGGCCTCCCTGGTGCGGGCCTGTGCCGACGCGGGGTTCGCGCCCGACATCCGGCACGCCACCGACGACTACGTGGTGACCCAGGCGCTGGTGGCGCGGGGGCTGGGGGTGGCGCTGCTGCCCGGACTGGCCCTGGCCGCCTTCCGCCACCCCGAGGTGGCGGTGCACGACGTGCCGGGGGTGCGCCCGCGCGCGCTGCACGCCTTCCACCATCGCGAGGCCGACCAGATCCCGGCCGTCCGCGCCGCCGTGCTCGCGCTGCGCGACGCCCGCCGCGCCGACCAGGCGTCCGCATCCGGCCAGGCGCCGCGCGCGGGCTCCTGA
- a CDS encoding MarR family winged helix-turn-helix transcriptional regulator — protein sequence MTTSPDARATAERQLCGLVNGLAQQIAQHVQARAATLGLTAPQATALREMSGPLTMRELAERMSCEPSNATFVVDKLEKQGLVERHAHPTDRRAKRISLTPEGAALRERLLDLLSEHSPLGALSAEQQSVLHDLLRQALVRN from the coding sequence ATGACGACGTCCCCGGATGCGCGGGCCACGGCCGAACGGCAGCTCTGCGGCCTGGTGAACGGCCTGGCCCAGCAGATCGCCCAGCACGTGCAGGCACGCGCCGCCACCCTCGGCCTCACCGCGCCCCAGGCCACGGCGCTGCGGGAGATGAGCGGTCCCCTCACCATGCGCGAACTCGCCGAGCGCATGAGCTGCGAGCCCTCCAACGCCACCTTCGTCGTCGACAAGTTGGAGAAGCAGGGCCTGGTCGAGCGCCACGCGCACCCCACCGACCGCCGCGCCAAGCGGATCTCCCTCACCCCCGAGGGCGCGGCCCTGCGGGAGCGGCTCCTCGACCTCCTCAGCGAGCACTCCCCGCTGGGCGCTCTCAGCGCGGAGCAGCAGAGCGTGCTGCACGACCTGCTGCGGCAGGCGCTGGTCCGGAACTAG
- a CDS encoding ArsR/SmtB family transcription factor gives MHDTIIAPDWPRARACVGSEATRPAGEFTRGGVEQTLAALRPPLSWQLPVLTADYPAHYGDLDIHLNGRGLVLIPAYFCRVTPVALVDRDLPRVLVYPVTATGGEPDAGSHAAALEALLGPTRARVLLALGRSRCTGGLARLLGVAESTVSEHVRVLRASGLVHSVYTGRWRMHTLTPLGAGLAFPRSPR, from the coding sequence GTGCACGACACGATCATCGCGCCGGACTGGCCCCGGGCCCGGGCGTGCGTGGGGTCCGAGGCCACCCGGCCGGCCGGGGAGTTCACGCGCGGCGGAGTCGAGCAGACGCTCGCGGCGCTGCGGCCGCCGCTGAGCTGGCAGCTCCCCGTCCTGACGGCGGACTACCCGGCCCACTACGGCGATCTGGACATCCATCTGAACGGGCGCGGGCTGGTCCTCATCCCGGCGTACTTCTGCCGCGTCACGCCTGTCGCCCTGGTGGACCGCGACCTCCCGCGGGTGCTGGTCTACCCCGTCACCGCCACGGGCGGAGAGCCCGACGCGGGCTCCCACGCCGCCGCTCTGGAGGCCCTCCTCGGGCCCACCCGGGCCCGGGTGCTGCTGGCCCTGGGCCGCTCCAGGTGCACGGGCGGGCTCGCCCGCCTGCTCGGTGTCGCGGAGTCGACCGTGAGCGAGCACGTGCGCGTGCTGCGCGCCTCCGGGCTCGTCCACAGCGTCTACACGGGGAGATGGCGGATGCACACGCTCACCCCGCTGGGCGCCGGACTGGCGTTCCCGCGGTCCCCGCGGTGA